Below is a genomic region from Spiroplasma endosymbiont of Dioctria linearis.
AAAGCAAATCACAGTACATTTTGAAGCTCTAACTAAAAAGCAAATATTTGAGTTTTTAGATTTCTGTAATAGTAACAATATAAGTGCTTCTATTTCAATAAATCCAGATACTGATGTTCTCAAAATTAAAAAATACTTACCTAAAATCAAAAATGTTTTAGTAATGAGTGTTAATCCTGGATTTGGTGGGCAACCATTTATTTTGAATTCTTTGGACAAAATTCAAAAATTAAAGGCGCTAAAAGAGGAAAATAATTACTCATATTTAATTCAAGTTGATGGAGGAATAAATGAAGAAACTTATAAACTTGTTCAAAATGCTGGAGTTGATGTAATTGTGGCAGGAAGTTATTTAGTTGGTTCTTCTGTAAAAAATTTAAAAGAAAGGGTAGCTAAACTTGAAGGATAAAGCACTAATTGTTATTTCAGAAACTAACATTAACTTAAAAAATTTTGAAAAAACTCATTTAATTATTGGAATTGAAAGAGGATGTCTAGATTTAATAAAAAAGGACATTAATATAGATATTGCAATGTCTGATTTTGATCAAGTAACTCAAGAAGAATTGGAAATTATAAAGTCAAAAGCAAAGAAAGTTATAACTTTTAACCCTGAAAAAGATTATTTAGATGGAATAGCAGCCATTCATTATTTACATGATAAAAATATAAAAGATATTACAATGATAGTTAATCCAACAAAAAGATATGATATGAACTTAACTATTATTGACTACGTATTTAACCATAATCTAAAAATATTTAATGAAAAATCAGTTATTTTTAAACTAAATTCTGGGGAAAATGTTATAGATTTCAATAAGTATCAAGATTTTACATATATTTCCTTATTTAGTTTGAAAGATAATGAAATTACTATTAAAGGCATGAAATATGAAGTAAAAAATATTGAGTTAAAGGCTTTTAATTCTTTGGCTTACTCAAATCAATTTTTACCATATGTAGATCCTAAAATTGCAATTAAAGATGAAGTTATGATTATTATGACAAAATAAAAAAGCAGATTGTAATCTGCTTTTTATTTTTTTAGCTGGTGCCCTCTATCGGAGTCGAACCGATACGATTTCTCGGCAGATTTTGAGTCTGCTGCGTCTACCAATTCCGCCAAGAGGGCAATACCAATAATTATTATATAATGAAAAAAAAGAAACTACGATGAGTTTCTTAATTTATTGTACTTTTATTTTGCTAATTGATTATTTCTTTTTAAAGTTCTAAGTGTTCTTGCTGAAACTTTTAAAGTCATAACTTTACCATTTTCATCCATTACTTGAACTTTCTGTAAATTAAGGTT
It encodes:
- a CDS encoding ribulose-phosphate 3-epimerase, producing the protein MAKFIVAPSILTANFLALKSDLDKLKEAKIKWIHYDVMDYNFVPNLSFGPKILTDIVSSYNFNMDLHLMVKIKNISVKEYLQPFLVKNVKQITVHFEALTKKQIFEFLDFCNSNNISASISINPDTDVLKIKKYLPKIKNVLVMSVNPGFGGQPFILNSLDKIQKLKALKEENNYSYLIQVDGGINEETYKLVQNAGVDVIVAGSYLVGSSVKNLKERVAKLEG
- the rpmB gene encoding 50S ribosomal protein L28 produces the protein MARKDGLTGKGPLSGNSRSHAMNASKRKWNLNLQKVQVMDENGKVMTLKVSARTLRTLKRNNQLAK
- a CDS encoding thiamine diphosphokinase, whose translation is MKDKALIVISETNINLKNFEKTHLIIGIERGCLDLIKKDINIDIAMSDFDQVTQEELEIIKSKAKKVITFNPEKDYLDGIAAIHYLHDKNIKDITMIVNPTKRYDMNLTIIDYVFNHNLKIFNEKSVIFKLNSGENVIDFNKYQDFTYISLFSLKDNEITIKGMKYEVKNIELKAFNSLAYSNQFLPYVDPKIAIKDEVMIIMTK